One segment of Streptomyces bathyalis DNA contains the following:
- a CDS encoding CU044_2847 family protein — MERGIQEIELPGGERVLASVRVLQPGRLPGTSGVYEEESEFEDTAAPDRLGTRVERLNELVSGVGSTVLEAARSARPDEVSATFGIEVMAKPGKAVAVLADGEVKGAISVTLTWKRPEPTCGEGGPEAGNLGGNAASDA; from the coding sequence GTGGAACGGGGTATCCAGGAGATCGAACTGCCGGGCGGCGAGAGAGTGCTCGCATCCGTCCGTGTGCTGCAGCCGGGGCGGCTACCCGGCACGTCGGGTGTGTACGAGGAGGAGTCCGAGTTCGAGGACACAGCGGCGCCGGACCGGCTGGGCACGCGCGTCGAACGGCTCAACGAGCTTGTCAGCGGGGTCGGTTCGACCGTGCTGGAGGCCGCGAGGTCCGCGCGCCCCGACGAGGTGAGCGCCACGTTCGGCATCGAGGTCATGGCCAAACCGGGCAAGGCCGTTGCCGTGCTGGCCGACGGCGAGGTGAAGGGTGCGATCTCAGTGACGCTCACGTGGAAACGGCCGGAACCCACCTGCGGCGAGGGCGGCCCTGAGGCCGGAAACTTGGGCGGAAACGCGGCGTCCGACGCGTAA
- a CDS encoding DUF6104 family protein, whose amino-acid sequence MYFTDRGIEELSSRRGEEEFTFEWLAEQLRTFVDLNPDFEVPVERLATWLARLDDEDEED is encoded by the coding sequence TTGTACTTCACCGACCGCGGCATCGAAGAGCTCAGCAGCCGGCGCGGGGAGGAGGAGTTCACCTTCGAGTGGCTGGCGGAGCAGCTGCGGACCTTCGTGGACCTCAATCCGGACTTCGAGGTCCCCGTCGAGCGTCTGGCCACATGGCTGGCCCGGCTCGACGACGAGGACGAGGAGGACTGA
- a CDS encoding PucR family transcriptional regulator — MHSQADPTAAAPHPRAAELAVECLKGIDGLLGDWLETVRPLREHYADSVPDDDFRETALQAFELLLRTVAELPVPAELAGISERIGERRARQGVPLDSLLAAARLDFRVVWAALVARADDEDKVLLVASAYHVWEAVEAHVTGIMTAYQRTVLEMGRQREDERRLWFDRLLESAGRNPTVVRDAGLALGFAPAACFLCVAALPGPGPGEGLHGAAAALRSAGATLQRQTVSSAALLIVQLGSRVTEETVLAGLEGVRCGVSPVADGLAAVPRAVELATATVRALPESAPGPLRLADAWLDVLVNRAGHFTAHLADDVLGGLTGDGTPPGETDRLLHTVRVHLAGSGSIAETAKALYCHRNTVQQRFTRLHELTGRDIRRPEDAALLALALRARESGER; from the coding sequence GTGCACAGTCAGGCGGATCCCACGGCCGCGGCCCCGCATCCCCGCGCGGCCGAACTGGCCGTTGAATGCCTCAAGGGCATCGACGGCCTCCTGGGCGACTGGCTGGAGACCGTCCGGCCGCTCCGCGAGCACTACGCGGACTCCGTCCCCGACGACGACTTCCGCGAGACCGCGCTCCAGGCATTCGAGCTGCTGCTGCGCACCGTCGCCGAACTGCCCGTGCCCGCCGAGCTCGCCGGGATCTCGGAGCGCATCGGCGAACGCCGCGCCCGGCAGGGCGTGCCCCTCGACTCGCTGCTCGCCGCGGCCCGGCTGGACTTCCGGGTCGTGTGGGCCGCGCTCGTCGCCCGGGCCGACGACGAGGACAAGGTGCTGCTCGTGGCCTCCGCGTACCACGTGTGGGAGGCGGTGGAGGCGCACGTCACCGGCATCATGACCGCATACCAGCGCACCGTGCTCGAGATGGGCCGGCAGCGCGAGGACGAGCGGCGGCTCTGGTTCGACCGGCTACTGGAGAGCGCGGGCCGCAACCCGACCGTGGTGCGCGACGCGGGCCTGGCACTCGGCTTCGCGCCCGCCGCGTGCTTCCTGTGCGTCGCCGCCCTCCCCGGGCCCGGGCCGGGGGAGGGACTGCACGGCGCGGCAGCCGCGCTGCGCTCCGCCGGTGCCACGCTTCAGCGGCAGACCGTCTCCTCGGCTGCGCTGCTGATCGTCCAGCTGGGATCCCGCGTCACCGAGGAGACCGTGCTCGCGGGACTGGAAGGCGTGCGGTGCGGGGTCTCACCCGTCGCCGACGGGCTCGCCGCGGTGCCCCGCGCGGTCGAGCTGGCCACCGCCACCGTGCGGGCGCTGCCCGAATCGGCGCCCGGGCCCCTGCGGTTGGCCGACGCGTGGCTGGACGTACTGGTCAACAGGGCCGGCCACTTCACCGCGCACCTGGCGGACGACGTGCTCGGCGGCCTGACGGGCGACGGCACGCCGCCCGGCGAGACGGACCGGCTGCTGCACACCGTCCGGGTGCACCTGGCCGGAAGCGGCTCCATCGCGGAGACCGCGAAGGCGCTCTACTGCCACCGCAACACCGTGCAGCAGCGGTTCACACGCTTGCACGAGTTGACGGGGCGCGACATCCGCCGCCCTGAGGACGCGGCGCTCCTGGCGCTCGCGCTGCGGGCGCGGGAGAGCGGGGAGAGGTAG
- a CDS encoding urease subunit gamma, producing the protein MHLTPREKERLQLFTAAELARKRRARGRRLNAPEAIALICDEVLEAAWDGLTMDEVIAVGRAVLTEDDVMEGVAAMVPTVQVEALFPSGTSLVAVDNPIGPGGSTKRERMEAPGAVRTAPEPVRINEGRRTLRLTVRNTGDRAVYVSSHYPLDETNEALHFDRDAAAGMRLDIPAGTALVFEPGGEREVELVEAHP; encoded by the coding sequence GTGCATCTGACTCCTCGCGAGAAGGAACGGCTTCAGCTGTTCACCGCCGCTGAACTGGCGCGCAAGCGCCGCGCCCGCGGCCGCCGCCTCAACGCCCCCGAGGCCATCGCCCTCATCTGCGACGAGGTCCTGGAGGCCGCCTGGGACGGGCTGACCATGGACGAGGTGATCGCGGTGGGCCGCGCGGTCCTCACCGAGGACGACGTGATGGAGGGGGTCGCCGCGATGGTGCCCACCGTCCAGGTGGAGGCGCTCTTCCCGAGCGGGACGTCGCTGGTGGCCGTCGACAACCCGATCGGGCCGGGCGGCAGCACGAAGAGGGAGCGGATGGAGGCGCCGGGTGCCGTCCGCACGGCACCCGAGCCCGTACGCATCAACGAGGGTCGGCGGACGCTCCGGCTGACCGTGCGGAACACGGGCGACCGCGCCGTCTACGTCTCCTCGCACTATCCGCTCGACGAGACCAACGAGGCACTGCACTTCGACCGTGACGCGGCCGCCGGCATGCGGCTCGACATCCCCGCGGGCACGGCGCTCGTCTTCGAACCCGGCGGCGAGCGGGAAGTCGAACTGGTGGAGGCACATCCATGA